From the genome of Excalfactoria chinensis isolate bCotChi1 chromosome 14, bCotChi1.hap2, whole genome shotgun sequence, one region includes:
- the LOC140258724 gene encoding galanin receptor 2b-like, translating to MMEHEDFSSLAGYWNSSDSYQFSPASVIVPVVFSLIFLLGTVGNSLVLAVLLRNRQMGHNTTNLFILNLSLADFFFIVFCVPFQATIYSLEGWVFGSFICKAVHFFIYLTMYASSFTLAAVSVDRYLAIRYPLRSRELRTPYNAVAAMAVIWGLSVVFAGPYLSYYDLIEWDSSYICMPGWEEWRRKVMDTSTFAFGYVIPVLVISLSYTRTIKYLWTAVEPLEDMSESRKAKRKVTKMIIIVTILFCLCWLPYHVVILRYLYGDFPFNQATYAFRLLSHCMAYANSCLNPIVYALVSKHFRKGFKKVFSCLLKNKKRNKVHVLHAAHTVPGFEAGSTEVSQVHEENNRCELNPDSLAVPSGSSKHLHLS from the exons CTCTCTCATCTTCCTCCTGGGCACAGTTGGCAACAGcctggtgctggcagtgctgctgcgCAATAGGCAGATGGGCCACAACACTACCAACCTCTTCATTCTCAACCTCAGCCTGGCTGACTTCTTCTTCATTGTCTTCTGCGTGCCTTTCCAGGCCACCATCTACTCCCTTGAGGGCTGGGTCTTCGGCTCCTTCATCTGCAAGGCTGTCCACTTCTTCATCTACCTCACCATGTACGCCAGCAGCTTCACACTGGCTGCCGTCTCTGTGGACAG GTACCTGGCCATCCGCTACCCTCTGCGCTCCCGGGAGCTGCGAACTCCCTACAACGCGGTGGCTGCCATGGCTGTGATCTGGGGTCTCTCTGTGGTCTTTGCTGGGCCCTATCTGAGCTACTACGACCTGATTGAGTGGGACTCCAGCTACATCTGCATGCCTGGCTGGGAGGAGTGGAGACGCAAGGTCATGGACACCAGCACGTTTGCTTTTGGCTACGTCATCCCAGTTCTGGTCATCAGCCTCTCCTACACCAGGACCATCAAGTACCTGTGGACAGCAGTGGAACCCTTGGAGGACATGTCAGAGTCCAGGAAAGCCAAGCGGAAGGTAACTAAAATGATCATCATCGTAACCATCCTTTTTTGCCTGTGCTGGTTACCCTACCACGTAGTCATCCTCAGATACCTCTATGGAGATTTCCCTTTCAACCAGGCCACCTATGCCTTCCGCCTGCTTTCCCACTGCATGGCCTATGCCAACTCCTGCCTCAACCCCATCGTCTATGCCCTGGTATCCAAGCACTTCCGTAAGGGCTTCAAAAAAGTCTTCAGCTGTCTCCTGAAGAACAAAAAGCGCAACAAGGTGCACGTGTTGCACGCTGCTCACACTGTGCCTGGCTTTGAGGCAGGCTCCACTGAAGTGTCCCAGGTGCACGAGGAAAATAACAGGTGTGAGCTGAACCCAGACTCCCTGGCAGTCCCCTCTGGTTCTTCCAAGCACCTTCACCTTTCTTAG